In Dama dama isolate Ldn47 chromosome 9, ASM3311817v1, whole genome shotgun sequence, the following proteins share a genomic window:
- the CBARP gene encoding voltage-dependent calcium channel beta subunit-associated regulatory protein — protein MQPTATMATAAAAATTTATVALTTTWDNATDRPTAEPDPVLDNYLLLMVVMALFVGGALVVLSGALLLCRRCWEVHRRLHRAPEEAEKTTTTYLDNGAHPAQDPEFRGEDPEGQDTETQRFLSTSSTGRRVSFNEAALFEQSRKAQDKGRRYTLTEGDFHHLKNARLTHLHLPPLKIVTIHECDSGEASATATPHPTVAPKASLAIFQPPGKALTGRSVGPSSALPGDPYNSAVGPANFRISPSASSDSGEGSSLDTGARSAKPGAQGAAAGPGDVGPGSGAGPVLQFFTRLRRHASLDGASPYFKVKKWKLEPSQRASSLDTRGSPKRHHFQRQRAASESMEQEEGDAPHMDFIQYIASAGDTMVFPSPCPFLASPTSPPPSLGRLEAAEEVGAAGGASPESPLERGIITGPEQLQDSDGERDAGLEQAPTIYRDIWSLRASLELHAAASSDHSSSGNDRDSVRSGDSSGSGSGGAAPAFPPPSPPPTPMPRPADGETGGPRKLLQMDSGYASIEGRGAGDDGPPSAPEKRSSFTSAGREATVGCSFESSAPETPVRPRSPRAWPRRAPRRDYSIDEKTDALFHEFLRHDPHFDDAPSATARHRARAHPHPHARKQWQQRGRQHSDPGARAAPPTPSTAQSGAPRPARAPLRRGDSVDCPPDGRAGDDPATSSIPVIEEEPGGGCPGSGLCAGTPGALLDKLAATFDDRLFPPRLAQPVAVAPALATAAPTSPDHSPV, from the exons ATGCAGCCCACGGCCACCATGGCtacggccgccgccgccgccaccaccaCCGCCACGGTCGCCCTGACCACGACGTGGGACAACGCCACGGATCGCCCCACA GCAGAGCCCGACCCGGTCCTGGACAACTATCTGCtcctgatggtggtgatggcgcTCTTTGTCGGGGGTGCCCTCGTGGTGCTGTCGGGTGCACTGCTGCTCTGCAGGCGCTGCTGGGAGGTGCACCGACGCCTCCACAG agccccagaggaagcagagaagacCACCACCACCTACCTGGACAACGGTGCCCACCCTGCCCAAG ACCCTGAGTTCAGGGGGGAGGATCCGGAGGGTCAGGACACCGAGACCCAGCGCTTCTTGTCCACCAGCTCCACCGGCCGCCGGGTGTCCTTCAATGAAGCAGCCCTGTTTGAGCAGAGTAGGAAGGCGCAGGACAAGGGCCGCCG GTACACCCTGACGGAGGGGGACTTCCACCACCTGAAGAATGCCCGCCTCACCCACCTGCACCTGCCGCCCCTCAAGATCGTCACCATTCATGAGTGCGACTCCGGCGAGGCCAGTGCAACTGCCACACCACACCCCACAGTTGCCCCCAAGGCCAGCCTTGCCATATTCCAG CCCCCGGGGAAGGCCCTCACCGGCCGCTCCGTGGGCCCTAGCTCCGCCCTGCCAGGTGACCCCTACAACTCGGCCGTGGGCCCTGCCAACTTCAGGATCAGCCCCTCGGCCTCCAGTGACTCCGGGGAAGGCAGCTCG CTGGACACTGGGGCCAGGAGCGCCAAGCCTGGTGCGCAGGGGGCCGCAGCAGGGCCTGGGGATGTgggcccaggctctggggcaggcCCCGTCCTGCAGTTCTTCACCCGCCTGAGGCGTCATGCTAGCCTGGACGGGGCCAGCCCCTACTTCAAGGTCAAGAAATGGAAACTGGAGCCCAGCCAGCGGGCATCCAGTCTGGACACAAGAG GCTCCCCCAAGCGACACCACTTCCAGCGGCAGCGGGCGGCCAGCGAGAGCATGGAGCAGGAGGAAGGAGATGCCCCCCACATGGACTTCATCCAGTATATTGCCAGTGCGGGCGACACCATGGTCTTCCCAAGCCCCTGCCCCTTTCTGGCCAGCCCCACCAGCCCGCCCCCCAGTCTCGGCAG GCTAGAGGCAGCTGAGGAGGTGGGCGCCGCAGGAGGAGCGAGCCCTGAGTCCCCCCTGGAGCGCGGCATCATCACGGGGCCTGAACAGCTACAAGACTCAGATGGAGAGCGAGACGCGGGGCTCGAGCAGGCTCCGACCATCTACCGCGATATCTGGAGTTTGCGTGCCTCGCTCGAGCTGCACGCGGCTGCCTCCTCAGACCACAGCAGCAGCGGCAACGACCGTGACTCGGTGCGCAGTGGCGACAGCTCGGGCTCGGGCTCCGGGGGCGCCGCACCCGCCTTTCCACCGCCCTCGCCGCCGCCCACACCCATGCCGCGGCCGGCGGATGGAGAGACAGGCGGACCACGCAAGCTGCTGCAGATGGACAGCGGCTATGCCAGCATCGAAGGCCGCGGCGCGGGGGATGATGGGCCCCCCAGCGCGCCTGAGAAGCGCTCCTCCTTTACGAGTGCAGGCCGTGAGGCCACCGTGGGCTGCAGCTTCGAGAGCTCCGCTCCAGAGACACCCGTCCGTCCCCGCAGCCCGCGTGCCTGGCCTCGCCGTGCCCCGCGCCGCGACTACAGCATCGACGAGAAGACAGACGCGCTGTTCCACGAGTTTCTACGCCACGACCCGCACTTCGACGATGCCCCGTCTGCCACAGCGCGCCATAGGGCGCGCGCGCACCCGCACCCCCATGCACGCAAACAGTGGCAGCAGCGGGGCCGGCAGCACAGCGACCCTGGAGCACGTGCTGCGCCCCCCACCCCATCGACAGCCCAATCTGGTGCCCCCCGCCCCGCACGCGCACCCCTGCGCCGCGGAGACAGTGTCGACTGCCCGCCCGACGGCAGAGCAGGCGACGACCCAGCCACATCCTCCATCCCCGTCATCGAGGAGGAGCCCGGTGGTGGATGCCCGGGGTCCGGCCTGTGTGCCGGGACCCCGGGTGCGCTGCTGGACAAGCTGGCGGCCACCTTCGACGACAGGCTCTTTCCGCCGCGGCTGGCCCAGCCGGTCGCCGTGGCCCCTGCCTTGGCCACGGCCGCGCCCACGTCCCCTGACCACAGCCCGGTCTAA